The sequence below is a genomic window from Aspergillus nidulans FGSC A4 chromosome V.
agagggatgTCGCTGCTCTCCCAATCTCAACGAACGAAAGGCACCATATTCGCCATAACCATAAGCGCTTTGCGTGTGGATCGGGCCCAGCCGCGTATGGGTAAAAGTATGCCGTGGCTTGGTCAATTGGGAGACTTCGATGGCATCCGCTTTATGAAGCGATATGGCGTGTTGCTGGGCCGTGGTACGATCAATAGCCACGTAGCTTGTCCATTTTCCAGGTACGGACCATCTCAGCCCGAGGTGCTGTGCTTCCTGCTCAAGAACCTTTCCAAATCCTGTTGGATTGGAGGTCTGGAGGGTTGGATTGAGCGAATGCAGCCAGCTTTGTCCGGTTTCATAGTCGTTCATCAATGCTTTCGCCGCAAGATGGTGAATGGCAGATTGTTCAGCTACCGCCTGAATTGGCAGCCTTGCTGTGAgcttctctcccttccctGTTGTCGCGGTTAAACTGATAAATTTGGGCAACGAGTCTAATCCACTCTCCAGCATATAGTAGAGAGTGAAATGTGAGGAGGCATTCAGGACAGGGATATGGTGCGGAGCCCGAACTACCTCTGGGCGCTGCACTCTATACCCGGCAATCTGCCGCTCAGATGTCTTCACGGTAGGATCCTGGCCAAGATCTACATTGCACTGAAGGCGAGATGGTGACAACGCTGCCTTCAACATTTGTATCACTCTTTCCTGCCACGAACCCATCGAGGACTCTGGCACAACCTCTGCATATCCGCCTCCTTGCAGCCCTATGCCCTCGACCAGGCGATGTGAGACTCGATCTCCAATTCCTAAGGAGAAAAATCTAATATTCGATCCATTCATTGAGACCGTTCTGCGCACTAGTTGTATCACATTGTCGACATCCCAAACCTCGCCGTCAGTCAACAAAATCACATTGGTTGGTACGTCATCCTGCTTGTTGAAATGATCCAGAACACTCTCCAGTGCGCAATAAATATTCGTACCACCGTAGTTTGCCCGGAATGAATCCACGTGTTTCGAGGCAACGTCCAAGTTTTCTTGGCTGTATCTCTTCGAACAAGGCCATAACCACGTGACTTCGGAACCAAAGGAGGCGATGTTGAACGAACATGCTTCAGGGAGACTCCGTATAAATATATTCATGACATTGATAAGAGAGGAGATCTTGGACTCCATCGACCCTGATCGATCCGCCATGAAGATAATTTCGCCGACAAAATCCTCCACGTAGACATTTTGACGCAATATATCCCCGGGATGGATGGTGACGGCAATCGTGGAGTGAGCGGGCTGACCAGGCTGCGCCACAGCAATAGCCTGTGACTGCGAAAGTTCGCGAGAATTACACAGGACGAGTAAGACAAAATCTTGATGAAGAATGGGCTCCCTGTCCGATAACGTTGCCCGTCCCTTGGAGCAATCAAGCACCTCAGAAGATGCACCATCTGCAAAATCCTTGAAACTTTTATGGGAAACTGCCCCCATCTCGACTGAGATCGGGTGTGATCGCGACTCCATCCTACGGATGGCTGCTGGCATCGATGCTTGAACATTTATTCTCAACCCTTCCGTGAGAATGGATTGATTTCCGTTGTATCCTGCCGGCGCGTTTCCGTATCGCGGCGCAATAGATGTCGGGATCGTGAGAACCAGTCCTCCAGTGCTATTATCCACCTTCAGGAGGTTGGCATACGTGATCTCAATCTTAACTGTGGTTTGTGCAGGGATATTTCCTACGCTCGTTTCGAAAACTTCCGGAACCAGTTCCTCAACCAGCACAGCGACCTTGCGTTGGGAGACAGCTTGCTTAAAATCTCTCCTTGCCGCTTCTTTGGCTTTCACAGATCCTTCGAGGAGTCTCTCGTTGCCGATACTGCAGCGGAAGGAGGTGACAACCGATCCATCGTAAATGGGAAAGACGTATTTCGCATTTTGTgagaccgaggaggaagcgtTGCAGAATTGCTGCGTCACCGTGGTAGTGCACAGTCTCCCCTGGATGTCCACGTTGGCCGAGACACTCAGTAACGGGAGTGAGACTTCAAGGGTAGGGCGATCGTttatggaagatgaagaggcggTCGGGATGCTGAATGAAGCATTATCGACGTAATCGATCGGGGGCAGGACTCTGTGGGACGAAATGTGAGACTTTGGAATGGCCGGAATAGAGTTGAGGACGCTGGCGTGGACGAGAAGACCAGATTGGACCCGATCAAGCACATCCATAGGGGCGGGGCTGAAGTCTGGGTAACATAGAATTGGGGAATCATCGACACTGGAGGGAGTGCTTTGCTTATTTATACTGTTAGATTCAGCGTTCAGGCCACCTCTCCCCGATTTTTGGCCAGTCAGCCTTGCACAGCCTCGTATGGAGACCACACGAAGATCAAACGAAAGACTTCATGATTCACTCGCACCGACTACAACATTGGCGGTTCCATCCTCTGTGCATACCTTGTCGCATCCCTCGATAACCCACGGTCAATCGGCATGGCGTTCCAGATATCGATCGGCGATATATTAATGCTGTCGAAGCTTGCCTGGGATGTCACGCAGGCCTTCACATCGGGCAGGAAGTCGGCACCAGCAGAGTTCCAGGAAGTGCAGAATCAGCTCAGCTCACTCACCCATGCACTGGAATCGTTGAAATCACTGTCCAGGGTCTCCCCAGGACACGACGATGGGGCGCCAGTTAGCAGTA
It includes:
- a CDS encoding VIT and vWA domain-containing protein (transcript_id=CADANIAT00003729); this encodes MDVLDRVQSGLLVHASVLNSIPAIPKSHISSHRVLPPIDYVDNASFSIPTASSSSINDRPTLEVSLPLLSVSANVDIQGRLCTTTVTQQFCNASSSVSQNAKYVFPIYDGSVVTSFRCSIGNERLLEGSVKAKEAARRDFKQAVSQRKVAVLVEELVPEVFETSVGNIPAQTTVKIEITYANLLKVDNSTGGLVLTIPTSIAPRYGNAPAGYNGNQSILTEGLRINVQASMPAAIRRMESRSHPISVEMGAVSHKSFKDFADGASSEVLDCSKGRATLSDREPILHQDFVLLVLCNSRELSQSQAIAVAQPGQPAHSTIAVTIHPGDILRQNVYVEDFVGEIIFMADRSGSMESKISSLINVMNIFIRSLPEACSFNIASFGSEVTWLWPCSKRYSQENLDVASKHVDSFRANYGGTNIYCALESVLDHFNKQDDVPTNVILLTDGEVWDVDNVIQLVRRTVSMNGSNIRFFSLGIGDRVSHRLVEGIGLQGGGYAEVVPESSMGSWQERVIQMLKAALSPSRLQCNVDLGQDPTVKTSERQIAGYRVQRPEVVRAPHHIPVLNASSHFTLYYMLESGLDSLPKFISLTATTGKGEKLTARLPIQAVAEQSAIHHLAAKALMNDYETGQSWLHSLNPTLQTSNPTGFGKVLEQEAQHLGLRWSVPGKWTSYVAIDRTTAQQHAISLHKADAIEVSQLTKPRHTFTHTRLGPIHTQSAYGYGEYGAFRSLRLGEQRHPSPPSPRHPSRPVPWCAPPPSPRHPHPSSPRHDPPSSPQTPQTPQHMNTFNKFRASAIARAPDQLMRAPARQFMVQPSLDQTQQTFHDLSTPVGSFALNLDSGTLDSSDILQSFDFDAFLNTDGNDSSFLDNPTTGRCPPVTVQNGAMDKRFSRSNESLEAGDRDNETTATCNDPDKSNFALKWCPQLRPPAKRLAGYPANRIEWTTGSEYDSNMATPQDASSKLDEDTCLSSETPPSDFPALETILRMQQADGRFAFLGLFFIKVLREKYDSNALEKFLNSKFDRQSHPTRCRLTELELTYNILIVVYITHEHAPSKALWELQVAKGKQWIKRTIIELLKESCGSGEVPDSSLEELGESIFEEMQTQVLRET